One genomic window of Prochlorococcus marinus str. NATL2A includes the following:
- a CDS encoding 4-hydroxybenzoate polyprenyltransferase produces MNNLLTQKMGYYFQLLRWNKPSGRLILLIPSGWSLWLTPAAPPSLLILGIIILGGLFVSGAGCIANDIWDRKFDKKVIRTKERPLANGKVSLKAAWILLILMLFFSLFIVLSIPQDSRNLCLLLSSLSLPFILLYPSAKRWFQYPQLILSICWGFSVLIPWAASESSLAGGVTLLFCWLATILWTFGFDTVYAMADESEDKVIGLNSSAISLGGKSLKTVSLCYFLTCIFLALAAFKANLGLIYWPFWLITTLGMQREVFLLSSKSKGIKTSGLHFSNQVRLGSLLLLGMVFSKII; encoded by the coding sequence GTGAATAATCTTCTTACCCAAAAAATGGGATATTATTTTCAACTTCTTAGATGGAACAAACCCAGCGGAAGATTGATACTTCTCATTCCCTCTGGCTGGTCTCTTTGGCTAACTCCTGCAGCCCCTCCTTCTCTATTAATTTTGGGAATAATAATTTTAGGTGGATTATTTGTAAGCGGTGCTGGATGTATCGCTAATGATATTTGGGATAGAAAGTTTGACAAGAAGGTAATAAGAACAAAAGAGAGACCATTAGCCAATGGAAAAGTATCTCTAAAGGCAGCATGGATACTACTAATTTTAATGTTATTTTTTAGTCTATTTATAGTTCTTTCAATCCCACAAGATAGTAGGAATTTATGCCTTCTCCTTTCATCCCTATCATTACCTTTTATTCTTTTATATCCATCAGCGAAAAGATGGTTTCAATATCCCCAACTTATTCTTTCTATTTGCTGGGGTTTTTCAGTTTTAATACCTTGGGCAGCAAGTGAATCTTCTTTAGCAGGAGGAGTAACATTACTATTTTGTTGGCTTGCAACTATTCTTTGGACTTTCGGTTTTGATACTGTTTATGCAATGGCAGATGAAAGTGAAGACAAAGTAATTGGTCTAAATAGCAGTGCGATCAGTCTCGGGGGAAAGTCATTAAAAACAGTTTCTCTTTGCTACTTTTTAACTTGTATTTTTCTAGCTCTTGCTGCTTTCAAAGCAAATTTAGGATTAATCTATTGGCCTTTTTGGTTGATAACTACTTTAGGAATGCAAAGAGAGGTTTTCTTATTAAGTTCAAAATCAAAAGGTATTAAGACTTCAGGTTTGCATTTCAGCAATCAAGTGAGACTTGGCAGCTTATTACTTCTTGGCATGGTCTTCAGCAAGATTATTTAA
- a CDS encoding LD-carboxypeptidase: MTEPIKKGDYFHIVAASSPITKKEDLHSGIKVLQEWGLICNHFDEIDRSWGYLAGNDEVRFNELHPSNHYPLLAFARGGWGSARLLEKQQPWKEGWMIGFSDLTSILLARLASGFQGGIHGPLITTLGSEPDWSKDRLKSILFGNCVPDIYGEPWGGGISKGRLIVGNLTVLTHLIGTEHLPSFKKSILIIEDIGEAPYRIDRMLTHLRLAGVLHQLSGLGFGSFTSCDDEKDVDKSKTFKLLEIFKDRTQDLKIPIVSSLPIGHCCGNASLPLGSQAILNGDKGSLSLLK, encoded by the coding sequence ATGACTGAACCTATAAAGAAAGGAGATTATTTCCACATAGTTGCGGCAAGTTCGCCAATAACTAAAAAAGAAGATCTTCACTCCGGAATCAAAGTCCTTCAGGAATGGGGATTGATATGTAACCATTTCGATGAAATAGATAGGTCATGGGGTTATTTAGCAGGTAATGATGAAGTTAGATTTAATGAATTACACCCAAGCAATCATTACCCTCTCTTAGCTTTTGCCAGAGGTGGGTGGGGATCAGCAAGATTGCTAGAAAAACAACAACCATGGAAAGAAGGTTGGATGATAGGCTTTTCTGATTTGACTTCCATACTTCTTGCGCGGCTAGCCAGTGGATTTCAAGGAGGCATTCATGGTCCACTAATTACAACTTTAGGTTCCGAACCAGATTGGAGTAAAGACAGGCTTAAATCAATTTTGTTTGGCAATTGCGTACCAGATATTTATGGGGAGCCGTGGGGGGGAGGAATTTCAAAGGGGCGTCTGATAGTTGGCAACCTCACTGTCCTGACTCACTTAATTGGGACTGAACATCTCCCAAGTTTCAAAAAATCAATTCTAATCATCGAAGATATTGGAGAAGCTCCCTACAGAATTGACAGAATGCTAACTCACTTAAGATTGGCTGGAGTTCTACATCAGCTATCTGGACTAGGTTTTGGTTCATTTACAAGTTGTGATGATGAGAAGGACGTCGACAAATCAAAGACGTTTAAGCTTCTTGAAATTTTCAAAGATCGAACACAAGACCTGAAAATCCCAATCGTTTCAAGTCTGCCTATTGGACACTGCTGTGGGAATGCATCACTTCCACTAGGTAGTCAAGCCATCTTGAATGGCGACAAAGGGAGCCTTAGTCTTTTAAAGTAG
- the ispD gene encoding 2-C-methyl-D-erythritol 4-phosphate cytidylyltransferase: MHLLIAAAGSGSRMGADRNKLLLKVAGKTVLEWTLKAAFEAKTISWIGIIGQPKDKNPICSILDNSVKAVQWINGGSTRQQSVQLGLAALPNDAKSVLIHDGARCLVRSFVFDEISKIVSKGQSVIAASQVTDTIKKVDIDGEIIESPPRSDLWAAQTPQGFPVNKLKHAHSEAISKGWNVTDDASLFERLGLPVKIYDAGPSNIKVTTPFDLVIAESLLSTLKD; this comes from the coding sequence TTGCATTTGTTAATTGCGGCGGCAGGGAGTGGAAGTCGAATGGGTGCTGATAGAAATAAACTCCTTTTGAAGGTTGCAGGTAAGACGGTTTTAGAATGGACTTTAAAAGCAGCTTTCGAGGCTAAAACAATTTCTTGGATTGGAATTATTGGACAACCCAAAGATAAAAATCCCATTTGTTCAATTCTTGATAACTCAGTAAAGGCAGTTCAATGGATCAATGGAGGATCAACAAGACAGCAGTCAGTTCAACTGGGATTAGCTGCTCTTCCAAATGATGCAAAGTCTGTGCTGATTCATGATGGAGCAAGATGCTTGGTGAGATCATTCGTTTTTGATGAGATCTCAAAGATTGTTTCCAAGGGACAATCTGTTATTGCTGCTTCACAAGTCACTGACACCATAAAAAAGGTTGATATAGATGGTGAGATTATTGAGAGCCCTCCTCGCTCAGATTTATGGGCTGCGCAGACACCTCAGGGTTTTCCAGTAAATAAACTGAAGCATGCTCATAGTGAAGCAATCTCCAAAGGATGGAATGTAACCGATGATGCATCCTTGTTTGAACGTTTAGGATTGCCAGTGAAAATATATGATGCAGGACCTTCAAATATTAAAGTGACAACTCCATTTGATCTCGTAATAGCAGAGTCTTTATTGTCTACTTTAAAAGACTAA
- a CDS encoding ABC transporter ATP-binding protein: MFFIKLRDLFKSYGPVMALNGLNLEVPKGSLYGLLGPNGAGKSTALRIICTLLSPDSGHVEVGGHNVLFEEKETRRRLGYVAQDVAIDKILTGRELLELQGDLYHLDKKYKRRRIEELIERLDMHEWIDRRCGSFSGGMKRRLDLSSGLLHEPELLILDEPTVGLDIESRSVIWGLLKELRNKETTILLSSHYLEEVDELADEMAIIDKGKVIASGKPDDLKKELGGDRVTLRVREFSDEVEAESVKKLIKNINGVSNVVVNQTQGYSLNFLVQSNDVISNLSGHLSKENFEVFALSHSRPSLDDVYLQATGKTLMDAELELAGKRDFKLENKKSMR; encoded by the coding sequence ATGTTTTTCATCAAACTTAGAGATTTATTTAAGTCTTATGGGCCTGTTATGGCTCTAAATGGACTTAACCTTGAAGTCCCTAAAGGTTCTTTGTATGGATTGTTGGGGCCAAATGGTGCAGGTAAAAGCACTGCACTTAGAATTATCTGTACTCTCCTTTCGCCTGATTCTGGTCATGTTGAGGTCGGGGGACATAATGTCTTGTTTGAGGAAAAAGAAACCAGACGAAGATTGGGTTATGTAGCTCAAGATGTCGCAATCGATAAAATACTTACAGGTAGAGAGTTGTTAGAGCTTCAAGGGGATCTTTATCATCTTGATAAAAAATATAAGAGAAGGAGAATTGAAGAATTGATAGAGAGACTGGATATGCATGAATGGATTGATAGACGATGTGGTTCTTTTTCGGGAGGTATGAAAAGAAGACTTGACCTCTCCTCAGGATTGTTGCATGAACCAGAATTATTGATTCTTGATGAACCTACTGTTGGGTTGGACATAGAAAGTCGGTCAGTTATTTGGGGATTATTGAAGGAACTTAGAAATAAAGAAACTACAATTCTTTTAAGTAGTCATTATCTCGAGGAAGTGGATGAATTGGCAGATGAGATGGCTATTATTGATAAAGGAAAAGTCATTGCGAGTGGAAAACCAGATGATTTAAAGAAAGAACTTGGTGGAGATAGAGTGACACTTAGGGTGCGAGAGTTCAGTGATGAAGTAGAAGCTGAATCTGTAAAGAAATTAATTAAAAATATAAATGGGGTGTCAAATGTAGTGGTGAATCAAACGCAAGGATATTCTCTAAATTTTTTAGTGCAAAGTAATGATGTTATATCTAATTTGTCGGGTCATCTTTCAAAAGAAAATTTCGAAGTCTTTGCTCTTTCTCACAGTAGGCCAAGTTTAGATGATGTTTATCTTCAGGCGACAGGAAAAACGCTTATGGACGCTGAATTAGAACTTGCTGGTAAAAGAGATTTTAAGCTTGAGAATAAGAAATCGATGCGTTAA
- a CDS encoding cytochrome c oxidase subunit II, translating to MPKLSAILTLTTSLILGIAGVWVAYNVDMLPVSASMNAPVYDELYRVLFIIGAILFIGMTALVIYSLIQFRRRPGETGDGVNLEGNISLEIFWTAVPAIVVLFVGLYSYDIYDRMGGMQPLMHDHSGQMDNQAERVWGGIGSGPIESSSKKNSSSLPIELTAMQFAFIFHYPKGDIISGELHVPVGREVSLKMESKDVIHAFWVPQFRLKQDVIPGQPTILNFTPTKAGNFPIVCAELCGPYHGGMRSNVIVDEQEDFDTWLKENSKESI from the coding sequence TTGCCGAAACTGTCGGCCATCTTAACTCTTACAACAAGTTTAATTCTTGGAATAGCTGGAGTTTGGGTTGCGTACAACGTAGATATGCTTCCCGTGAGCGCGAGCATGAATGCTCCTGTTTACGATGAACTCTATCGAGTCCTGTTCATTATTGGCGCCATACTTTTCATAGGTATGACTGCTTTAGTAATTTATAGTCTTATCCAATTTCGTCGTAGACCTGGAGAAACTGGAGATGGCGTTAACTTAGAGGGTAATATTTCTCTCGAAATTTTCTGGACAGCAGTTCCTGCAATTGTTGTTTTATTTGTAGGTTTATATAGCTACGATATTTATGATCGAATGGGTGGTATGCAACCTTTAATGCATGATCACAGTGGGCAAATGGATAATCAGGCCGAGAGAGTTTGGGGAGGGATTGGTTCTGGTCCAATTGAGTCTTCATCTAAAAAAAATTCATCATCATTACCAATTGAGTTAACTGCAATGCAATTTGCTTTTATCTTTCACTATCCAAAAGGAGATATTATTTCGGGCGAACTTCATGTTCCTGTTGGAAGAGAAGTTAGTTTAAAAATGGAATCTAAAGATGTAATACATGCTTTTTGGGTGCCTCAATTCAGACTTAAACAAGATGTCATTCCTGGCCAACCAACTATTTTAAATTTCACTCCGACAAAAGCAGGTAATTTCCCAATTGTTTGCGCAGAATTGTGTGGTCCTTATCATGGTGGGATGAGATCAAACGTAATAGTTGATGAACAAGAAGACTTTGATACTTGGTTAAAAGAAAACTCTAAAGAATCAATATAA
- the fabG gene encoding 3-oxoacyl-[acyl-carrier-protein] reductase — protein sequence MTLSKLLEGQTAIVTGASRGIGKAIAIFLAKEGAEVIINYSSSLENANKVVSEINSFGGKAYPLQADISNENSVNELIKTVLEKNNKIDVLVNNAGITKDGLLMRMKTDDWQKVLDLNLSGVFYCTRAVSRQMLKQKKGRIINITSVVGLMGNPGQANYSAAKAGVVGLTQSAAKEFASRGITVNAVAPGFISTDMTKDLNSESILSAIPLGRFGNPEDVAGAVKFLAADPSASYITGQVIQVDGGMVMS from the coding sequence ATGACATTATCAAAATTACTTGAAGGACAGACTGCAATTGTAACTGGCGCAAGCAGAGGTATTGGTAAAGCTATTGCAATTTTTCTAGCGAAGGAAGGAGCAGAAGTAATCATCAATTATTCTTCATCTTTGGAGAATGCAAATAAAGTCGTATCAGAAATAAACTCCTTTGGAGGCAAAGCATACCCTCTTCAAGCTGATATTTCTAATGAAAACTCGGTAAATGAATTAATAAAAACAGTACTGGAGAAAAATAATAAAATTGATGTCCTCGTCAATAACGCTGGTATAACTAAAGATGGCCTTTTAATGAGAATGAAAACGGACGATTGGCAGAAAGTTTTAGATCTTAACTTGAGTGGTGTTTTTTATTGCACAAGAGCGGTATCAAGGCAGATGTTGAAGCAAAAAAAAGGAAGAATTATCAACATAACTTCTGTCGTTGGGTTGATGGGCAACCCAGGGCAAGCAAATTATTCTGCAGCCAAGGCAGGAGTAGTAGGTCTCACACAAAGTGCTGCAAAAGAATTTGCCAGCAGAGGAATTACTGTAAATGCAGTTGCCCCTGGTTTTATTTCAACTGATATGACAAAAGATCTGAATAGTGAATCAATCCTTTCTGCTATCCCGCTTGGACGATTCGGCAACCCTGAAGATGTTGCAGGGGCAGTGAAGTTTTTAGCAGCGGATCCTTCGGCTTCTTACATAACAGGTCAGGTAATTCAAGTTGATGGAGGGATGGTTATGAGTTAA
- the groL gene encoding chaperonin GroEL (60 kDa chaperone family; promotes refolding of misfolded polypeptides especially under stressful conditions; forms two stacked rings of heptamers to form a barrel-shaped 14mer; ends can be capped by GroES; misfolded proteins enter the barrel where they are refolded when GroES binds): MAKLLSFSDESRGALEKGVNNLANALKVTIGPKGRNVVIEKKFGAPDIVNDGVTIAKEIDLEDPFENIGAKLIEQVASKTKEKAGDGTTTATVLAQFMVQEGLRNTAAGASPIELRRGMEKAVAQIVDDLKKKSKSVSGDAIKQVATVSAGGDEEIGSMIADAIDKVSFDGVITVEESKSLATELDITEGMAFDRGYSSPYFVTDEDRLICEFENPSILITDKKISSIADLIPVLETVQKNGTPLIILAEEVEGEALATLVVNKNRGVLQVAAVRAPSFGERRKAALGDIAVLTGGTLISEDKAMSLEKVQISDLGQARRVTITKDSTTIVANEAQNTELSNRIASIKRELEETDSEYDQEKLNERIAKLAGGVAVIKVGAPTETELKNRKLRIEDALNATRAAIEEGIVAGGGTTLLELSEGLGDLAKKLEGDQKTGVEIIKRALTAPTKQIAINAGFNGDVVVSDIKRLGKGFNAQTGEYEDLLEAGILDASKVIRLALQDAVSIASLLITTEVVIADKPEPPSAPGAEGGDPMGGMGGMGGMGGMGGMGGMGMPGMM, from the coding sequence ATGGCAAAACTTCTAAGTTTTTCAGACGAATCTCGCGGTGCTCTCGAAAAAGGAGTAAACAATCTAGCCAACGCTCTAAAAGTCACAATTGGACCTAAAGGTAGAAATGTTGTTATTGAAAAAAAATTTGGAGCCCCAGATATTGTTAATGATGGAGTAACTATTGCAAAGGAAATAGATCTTGAAGATCCATTTGAAAATATAGGAGCAAAGCTCATTGAACAGGTTGCATCAAAAACGAAAGAAAAAGCTGGAGATGGAACAACTACTGCAACAGTTTTAGCGCAATTTATGGTTCAAGAAGGTTTGAGAAATACAGCCGCCGGAGCCAGCCCAATCGAATTAAGAAGGGGAATGGAAAAGGCTGTAGCTCAAATAGTTGATGATTTAAAGAAAAAAAGTAAATCAGTCAGTGGTGATGCTATTAAACAAGTTGCGACAGTAAGTGCCGGTGGAGACGAGGAAATAGGTTCAATGATTGCAGATGCAATAGATAAGGTAAGTTTTGATGGAGTTATAACTGTTGAGGAATCCAAATCTCTAGCCACCGAATTAGATATCACTGAGGGAATGGCATTTGACAGAGGCTATAGCTCTCCATATTTTGTGACAGATGAAGATCGATTAATTTGCGAATTTGAAAATCCTTCAATCCTAATTACTGACAAAAAGATTTCATCAATTGCCGATCTCATTCCTGTTCTAGAAACAGTTCAAAAGAACGGAACACCATTAATAATTCTTGCAGAAGAAGTAGAGGGTGAAGCATTAGCCACATTAGTAGTTAATAAAAATCGTGGTGTTTTACAGGTAGCAGCTGTTAGAGCTCCATCATTTGGCGAGAGACGAAAAGCTGCACTTGGAGATATTGCAGTATTAACTGGCGGCACATTAATAAGCGAAGACAAAGCAATGAGTCTTGAGAAAGTTCAAATTTCTGACCTAGGTCAAGCAAGAAGAGTAACAATTACAAAAGACAGCACAACAATTGTCGCAAATGAGGCTCAAAACACCGAATTATCAAATCGCATTGCCTCAATCAAGAGAGAACTTGAAGAGACAGACTCTGAGTACGATCAAGAGAAATTAAATGAGAGAATAGCTAAACTTGCTGGCGGTGTAGCTGTAATTAAAGTCGGAGCTCCAACTGAAACTGAGTTAAAAAACAGAAAGCTCAGAATTGAGGATGCTCTGAATGCAACTCGTGCAGCCATTGAAGAAGGTATTGTTGCTGGTGGTGGAACAACTCTTTTAGAGCTGAGTGAAGGGCTTGGAGATTTAGCTAAAAAGCTAGAGGGTGATCAGAAAACTGGAGTTGAAATTATAAAAAGAGCATTGACTGCTCCAACAAAACAGATAGCTATAAATGCTGGATTTAACGGAGATGTTGTTGTTTCAGATATCAAGCGTTTAGGCAAAGGCTTCAATGCACAAACTGGAGAGTACGAGGATTTGCTTGAAGCAGGGATCTTAGATGCTTCAAAAGTAATACGGCTTGCTCTTCAAGATGCTGTATCAATTGCTTCACTTCTCATAACTACTGAAGTTGTTATTGCTGACAAACCTGAGCCCCCATCAGCACCAGGAGCTGAAGGTGGAGACCCAATGGGCGGAATGGGCGGAATGGGCGGAATGGGCGGAATGGGCGGAATGGGCGGAATGGGAATGCCAGGAATGATGTAA
- a CDS encoding heme o synthase, giving the protein MVSSTSELITQPVNREEVVPSRKRIKLPAWLEVVKPRLIPLLLATTVGGMALSEEWPLPSPRLACTLGGGALAAAAAGALNCLWEQDLDKRMKRTSNRALPSGRLSQSSVFIGAVACTLVSSALLVSGVNCLAAGLTLLGLCSYVLLYTAFLKPRTSQNIVFGGVAGAIPPLVGASAAAGHIGLGGWWLFSLVMVWTPAHFWALAILLKEDYRSVGIPMLPTVSGPFVTAKAISVYGYLTVFLSFLGCFVLPEGGLLYGILLLPYNSRLLQLVSRLRDNPEDLDRAKGLFRWSILYMFGVCFLLVISRLQVSIVFNDQLIALIKDFSTGFS; this is encoded by the coding sequence ATGGTTAGCTCTACGTCAGAATTAATTACACAGCCCGTTAATCGTGAGGAAGTAGTTCCTTCCAGAAAGCGTATTAAACTGCCAGCCTGGCTAGAAGTCGTCAAACCAAGATTAATTCCTCTTTTACTTGCAACAACTGTTGGAGGAATGGCTCTTTCGGAGGAATGGCCATTACCCTCTCCAAGATTGGCATGCACTTTAGGAGGAGGAGCCCTTGCCGCTGCGGCTGCAGGAGCTCTTAATTGCTTATGGGAACAAGATCTTGATAAGCGAATGAAACGAACCAGTAATAGAGCATTACCTTCTGGGCGCCTTTCTCAGTCTTCTGTTTTTATTGGAGCAGTTGCTTGTACACTTGTTTCTTCAGCCCTTTTGGTAAGTGGAGTTAACTGTTTAGCAGCGGGACTTACTCTTTTAGGACTTTGTAGTTACGTACTTCTCTATACAGCTTTCTTAAAACCTAGAACATCTCAAAATATAGTTTTTGGAGGTGTTGCTGGAGCAATTCCCCCTCTTGTAGGAGCTTCAGCGGCGGCAGGACATATTGGATTAGGTGGTTGGTGGCTATTCTCTTTGGTTATGGTGTGGACCCCAGCACATTTTTGGGCTTTGGCCATCTTGTTGAAAGAGGACTATCGATCTGTTGGCATTCCTATGCTTCCTACAGTAAGTGGACCTTTTGTTACAGCTAAGGCTATCTCTGTGTATGGCTATCTAACTGTATTTTTGAGCTTTTTAGGGTGCTTCGTTTTACCTGAAGGAGGTTTGTTATATGGAATTTTATTGCTACCTTATAATTCAAGACTTCTTCAATTGGTTTCCAGATTAAGAGATAATCCCGAAGATTTAGATCGTGCGAAGGGTTTATTTCGATGGTCTATTCTTTACATGTTTGGGGTTTGTTTTTTGCTTGTTATTAGTAGATTACAAGTGTCAATTGTTTTTAATGATCAGTTGATAGCTTTAATTAAAGACTTCTCTACCGGATTTTCGTAA
- a CDS encoding ABC transporter permease, with protein MITTNPSLQKEKQSRNDLNEMSQEISALTWRLFIQLIRRPSTLFAGILQPLIWLLLFAALFSKAPIDFLPGSSSYGEFLGAGLIVFTAFSGALNAGLPLMFDREFGFLNRLLVAPLSSRSSIVISSVIYITSISLLQSFAIMATSALLGYGWPSLGGFLLIAITLLLLVFAITGLSLGLAFVLPGHIELIAIIFIANLPVLFASTALAPISFMPEWLGWIASINPLTFAIEPIRMAYHSSVDLRAILIEAPYGEVNGYSCLAILLILTVGLFFLIRPLLNRKLA; from the coding sequence ATGATTACTACTAACCCATCACTTCAGAAGGAAAAGCAATCTAGAAATGATTTGAATGAAATGTCTCAGGAGATTTCTGCTTTAACTTGGAGGCTTTTCATTCAATTAATTCGACGACCCTCAACGTTATTTGCAGGGATTCTTCAGCCTTTGATATGGCTTTTACTTTTTGCAGCGTTATTCTCTAAAGCTCCTATTGATTTTTTGCCAGGGAGCAGTAGCTATGGAGAATTCCTTGGTGCAGGATTAATAGTCTTTACTGCTTTTAGTGGTGCTCTTAATGCTGGTCTCCCTTTGATGTTTGATAGAGAATTTGGTTTTCTAAATCGACTATTAGTTGCACCATTGAGTAGTAGAAGTTCAATAGTAATTTCGTCAGTAATCTATATAACTTCTATTAGCCTTTTGCAGAGTTTTGCAATAATGGCAACTTCTGCTCTCTTGGGTTATGGATGGCCAAGTCTGGGAGGTTTTCTTCTCATAGCAATAACCTTATTGTTATTGGTATTTGCAATAACTGGCCTAAGTCTTGGGTTGGCCTTTGTTTTACCAGGACATATAGAACTAATTGCAATTATCTTCATAGCTAATCTGCCTGTCCTTTTTGCTAGCACAGCCCTAGCCCCCATATCTTTTATGCCCGAATGGCTTGGATGGATAGCATCAATTAACCCATTAACATTTGCAATTGAACCTATTCGAATGGCTTACCATAGTTCTGTCGATCTGAGAGCAATTTTAATAGAGGCTCCTTATGGAGAAGTGAATGGATATTCTTGTTTAGCAATTCTATTAATTCTTACAGTTGGATTATTTTTTCTTATCAGACCTCTTTTAAATCGCAAACTTGCTTGA
- a CDS encoding COX15/CtaA family protein encodes MQFFYPPKPLFRFGQLAAHVVVALIALVVIGGATRVMEAGLACPDWPLCYGSFLPGRQMNLQVFLEWFHRLDAFFVGIVLITQFAFSLYWAKTLPKWLPWIYGFLTFLVSLQGFLGALTVLQLLPSLVVMAHLVVAFTLVAIMSGVTQQLLNPGKSIFPTWLRCFGFLSLFAVIAQSLLGSRVATSWAAQRCLDFGESCNLLGLHRVSAIPVSFLVILFVIVSSLQRDVFIKQWPYLLTIIFLIISQILLGAFSIHLRMSEPSLIIGHQLIACLLVAVIAALNFKGRGNDDSSQSLYINQSTLETCHG; translated from the coding sequence GTGCAGTTTTTTTATCCACCCAAGCCACTCTTTAGATTTGGCCAGCTTGCTGCTCACGTGGTAGTTGCGCTTATTGCTCTTGTAGTGATAGGAGGAGCAACCAGAGTTATGGAGGCTGGTCTCGCTTGCCCAGACTGGCCCCTTTGCTACGGATCGTTTTTGCCTGGTAGGCAAATGAATTTACAAGTCTTCTTGGAATGGTTTCATCGCTTAGATGCCTTCTTCGTAGGGATTGTGTTAATTACACAATTTGCTTTCTCTTTATACTGGGCAAAAACTTTACCTAAATGGCTTCCTTGGATCTATGGATTCTTGACTTTTTTGGTTTCTCTGCAGGGTTTTTTAGGTGCTTTGACAGTACTGCAATTATTACCATCTTTAGTCGTCATGGCTCATCTTGTAGTTGCATTTACTCTTGTTGCCATTATGAGTGGTGTGACTCAACAATTACTTAATCCAGGTAAATCAATTTTTCCAACTTGGCTTCGTTGTTTTGGATTTTTATCCCTTTTTGCAGTGATAGCTCAGTCTTTACTAGGAAGTAGGGTTGCAACCTCGTGGGCCGCTCAAAGATGCTTGGATTTTGGAGAGTCTTGCAATCTTTTAGGACTTCATCGAGTAAGTGCTATCCCAGTGAGCTTTTTGGTGATTTTATTTGTAATCGTTTCATCTTTACAGAGAGATGTTTTTATTAAGCAATGGCCCTATCTTTTAACGATTATTTTTTTGATCATTTCACAAATCCTTTTAGGAGCTTTTTCTATTCATCTAAGGATGAGTGAGCCTAGCCTTATCATTGGTCATCAACTAATTGCCTGCTTGTTAGTTGCCGTAATAGCAGCCTTGAATTTTAAAGGTAGAGGAAATGATGACTCTTCCCAATCACTTTATATAAATCAATCAACATTGGAGACATGTCATGGTTAG